In the Diprion similis isolate iyDipSimi1 chromosome 2, iyDipSimi1.1, whole genome shotgun sequence genome, one interval contains:
- the LOC124415898 gene encoding SET domain-containing protein SmydA-8-like, which produces MSAESQELCTVCGIPAEHKCSACRSVFYCSREHQKSDWKIHAKKCIPYKIATNEILGRHYVAIRNISVGEVVFQENKALVEGPPLETGPVCLGCYAVLCPKSAVPCAKCGWPLCGLCRNHGPECEFTVKYKDDKVSITDFVFPHPTYRCITTIRALHLRETDPDLYEKFLNLEDHAEEQERTSFFTPRFVAQFIKRFFKIDVTEQEIAKVVGILQVNGHEVPLTEPAYIAVYDVSSIVEHSCRANCSKSFTNNGGIVARAAIPIKKGDHITICYTDPLWGVENRRHHLAQTKFFQCMCERCLDPTEFETMYNAIKCWNTDCNGHALPKTFIKSESERPDYTCNTCSSTKSFGAVEGMMEQIGIHLSKMKKNDTEQCRKFIQEYGKILHENHYYLTDVKLALAQLIGQENPGLPGISDELLQEKISLCKHVSQLLKKLVPAENRVLGLVLFELHAAIAECGRRLDPGELREALLESKRILAESYELLRYEPEALPEGKIALQARKNLQDIETILKVMHQNISMPPM; this is translated from the exons ATGAGTGCTGAATCGCAGGAGCTGTGCACCGTATGTGGAATACCAGCAGAGCACAAGTGTAGTGCTTGCAGGAGCGTCTTTTACTGCAGCAGAGAGCACCAAAAGTCTGATTGGAAAATTCACGCAAAGAAGTGTATTCCGTATAAG ATCGCGACTAATGAAATTCTCGGACGACACTACGTGGCCATAAGAAACATCAGTGTTGGCGAGGTGGTCTTCCAGGAGAATAAGGCCCTCGTCGAAGGACCTCCACTGGAAACGGGGCCAGTGTGCTTAGGATGCTACGCAGTACTTTGCCCGAAATCTGCAGTACCATGCGCCAAGTGTGGCTGGCCGTTATGCGGACTGTGCAGAAATCACGGGCCAGAATGCGAATTCACGGTCAAGTATAAAGACGACAAG GTATCAATTACGgattttgtttttccgcaCCCCACCTATCGCTGTATTACAACGATAAGAGCCTTGCACTTGCGCGAAACAGATCCGGATCtatatgagaaatttttaaatcttgaaGACCACGCCGAGGAACAGGAGCGTACCTCTTTCTTCACACCTCGTTTCGTTGCGCAATTCATTAAGAGGTTCTTCAAAATTGACGTTACGGAACAAGAAATTGCAAAAGTCGTCGGCATTCTGCAG gtgaATGGTCATGAAGTGCCCTTAACCGAGCCTGCTTATATCGCGGTTTACGATGTTTCATCTATTGTTGAGCACAGCTGCAGAGCAAATTGCTCCAAGAGCTTTACCAATAACGGTGGTATCGTTGCTCGAGCTGCAATACCCATAAAGAAAG GCGATCATATAACGATATGCTACACCGATCCTCTTTGGGGCGTTGAGAATCGGAGACATCATTTGGCacagacaaaatttttccagtgCATGTGCGAACGATGCCTTGATCCTACAGAATTTGAAACTATGTACAATGCTATCAAATGCTGGAATAC TGATTGCAATGGACATGCCCTGCCGAAAACCTTCATCAAATCTGAAAGTGAAAGACCAGATTACACATGCAACACATGTTCGAGTACTAAGAGTTTTGGCGCGGTCGAAGGAATGATGGAGCAGATCGGAATACATTTGtcaaagatgaagaaaaacgaCACAGAACaatgtagaaaatttattcaagaatATGGCAAAATTCTCCACGAAAATCACTATTATCTTACGGACGTTAAATTGGCTTTGGCTCAATTAATTGGACAGGAAAATCCTGGTTTACCTGGAATTAGTGACGAGTtattgcaagaaaaaatatcgttgTGCAAGCACGTCAGTCAGCTTTTAAAAAAGCTTGTTCCCG CGGAGAACAGAGTCCTTGGATTGGTTCTCTTTGAACTACACGCTGCAATTGCTGAGTGTGGGCGTAGACTGGACCCTGGAGAGCTACGAGAGGCTCTACTG GAATCAAAGCGAATATTAGCTGAATCGTACGAATTACTGAGGTATGAACCAGAGGCACTTCCAGAGGGAAAAATTGCATTACAAGCTCGTAAGAATCTTCAGGATATAGAAACAATTCTGAAAGTTATGCATCAAAACATCAGTATGCCGCCAATgtga
- the LOC124415900 gene encoding protein aveugle, which produces MVEESLNSYNKPKNKTARPRPVYLWNVLDVQKWLRRHCSDYYQLYHEKFLYHDITGRALLRVNENILLRLGIMNEEHRSDIWREIMKLRLKTDILEIRDIERRNNTNYD; this is translated from the exons atggTTGAGGAGAGCTTGAATTCTTATAACAAACCAAAA AATAAAACTGCGCGGCCCCGTCCAGTTTACCTGTGGAATGTCCTAGATGTCCAGAAGTGGTTGCGGAGACACTGTAGCGATTACTATCAATTGTATCATGAAAAGTTTCTGTAT CATGATATAACTGGCAGAGCGCTTCTGAGGGTCAATGAGAACATTTTACTGCGATTGGGAATCATGAATGAGGAACATAGATCGGATATATGGagagaaattatgaaattacgATTAAAAACGGACATATTGGAGATTAGAGATATTGAACGTAGAAATAATACTAATTATGATTGA
- the LOC124415894 gene encoding protein transport protein Sec31A isoform X1, translated as MKVKELLRTVNVAWSPPAQHPILLAAGTAAQQLDASFSTSASLDLYALNLQEPGYDMELKASISSDHRYHKIIWGPFGNNPAGIIVGGCDYGTIKIYSAAKMLANESDCILSSPDKHTGPVRAMDFNPFQSNLLATGATESEIYIWDLVNTSTPMTPGTRSQPLEDVQYIAWNKQVQHILASTFSQRCVIWDLRKNEPIIKLNDANSRVRWKVVQWHPDVATQLCLASEDDQSPIIQLWDLRFATSPLKTLEGHQRGVLSIAWNLHDPDLLVSCAKDNRILCWNPNSTATNGEVLCELAQTNQWNFDVSWCPRNPALVVGSSFDGHAVVYSLLGGQPQVSSETSNKIADSFPGMDAFAQAPPLLQNESTVDLKKAPKWLKRPVGASFGFGGKLTLFENDPPNSNGRIIISQVITDPELIHRSNHLEAALQNGQFSDFCKGKADTAIDDHNRKVWSCLGAHFGDNITGDILELLGYDSQSINTKLSKFVPEDQTESSTELNQLNNVSNGNVTDGSAAFDAIAQQEQIRQSPASVKPIETNFKLNTGDDEEGLITQAILLGNIEAAVSLCFTNKRYADAVILSMAGGPDLLAKTQYRYFSEHSSALNSLINSLVSEDWGDIVRNCDIKCWKEALVGVFTHSNPIERSALCDVLGDRLVSSGDPIFKRESQFCYICSGNLNKMIEASEEKVQEVVELVTIMQKVLEAQGNIDVKIEGNAAVLLSQYAEMLAAEGNLEAALIYLGNSQEARIAALRDRLCKALGYIQPTAQQAQPRASIPDQQTYYSQSRRSTQPMLPPQQAYDPSHAAIPQNNWNTTPTKQIYGPGTNQFGGPQSGQFGAIPNQSIQSTFADQYAPQTYGQQPAVPAVQPPPPPPSIGSNPTGSRPSSVGPQARSKYILDPSVKTSSFGSPYGNQNSFAPTLQTYNNQPQSQVPPVQGFSQQNSFPVQPTVSPNFYSNQQNPVLNQPATSLSKPSQPDIMNPMQNTAQTSMYNPVSAQPQPPPTQTYSNEISYQHNSQQSGWNDPPNANTSRVQARADSFQPQTPILHPIFGSNPQQEPVPNLIAQEGVYSNSHLPYGQQQQYGPPQHFPSQFNPPVESIQPVQSARIAEPEKPKLPIPEEHVHLKTVLDEVRTQCYNNAKNPQIKRKIEEVSRKLEVLYDCLRENKLSPSTLSSLHQMSEMIQSGNYTGGLALHTQLVSGPDFSQIASFMPGLKVLLQSALQLGVYIR; from the exons ATGAAAGTGAAAGAACTGTTACGCACCGTAAATGTGGCTTGGTCACCACCTGCCCAACACCCGATATTACTAGCGGCAGGAACCGCTGCTCAACAGTTGGATGCCAGCTTCAGCACATCAGCTAGCTTGGATTTATATGCTCTTAATCTACAAGAACCTGGCTATGACATGGAACTTAAAGCTTCGATATCTAGTGATCACAG GTATCACAAGATCATTTGGGGACCCTTTGGCAACAATCCTGCCGGTATAATAGTAGGTGGTTGTGATTAtggaacaataaaaatttattcagcgGCTAAGATGTTAGCTAATGAAAGCGATTGCATCCTCAGTAGCCCTGACAAGCATACTGGTCCTGTGAGAGCCATGGATTTTAATCCCTTCCAATCAAATTTATTGGCCACAGGAGCTACTGaaagtgaaatatatatatgggatCTTGTTAATACTAGCACTCCAATGACTCCGGGAACTCGGAGTCAACCTTTGGAAGATGTCCAGTACATTGCATGGAACAAGCAAG TGCAACACATTCTTGCTTCCACCTTCTCTCAGAGATGTGTGATTTGGGACCTACGGAAAAATGAGCCAATAATTAAGCTCAACGATGCAAACTCAAGG GTTCGGTGGAAAGTAGTACAGTGGCATCCAGATGTTGCGACACAGTTATGTCTTGCATCAGAGGATGATCAGAGCCCGATAATTCAGCTTTGGGATCTCAGATTTGCCACATCACCCCTAAAAACTTTGGAGGGTCATCAGCGGGGTGTTCTTTCAATTGCTTGGAATTTACACGACCCTGATCTTCTGGTTAGCTGTGCCAAAGACAATAGAATACTTTGTTGGAATCCAAACTCAACGGCAACT AATGGAGAGGTACTTTGTGAGTTGGCACAAACAAATCAGTGGAACTTTGATGTCTCTTGGTGTCCACGCAATCCTGCATTAGTAGTTGGCAGTAGTTTTGATGGTCATGCAGTGGTGTACTCACTCTTGGGTGGTCAACCACAAGTTTCAAGTGAAACATCGAACAAGATTGCTGATTCATTTCCTGGAATGGATGCCTTTGCTCAGGCACCGCCATTGCTGCAAAATGAATCAACGGTAGATCTGAAAAAAGCTCCTAAATGGCTAAAAAGACCTGTTGGAGCTTCATTTGGT ttTGGTGGAAAGCTGacattatttgaaaatgaccCACCTAATTCGAACGGTCGAATCATTATATCACAAGTAATAACTGATCCAGAATTAATTCACCGATCAAATCACTTGGAAGCTGCACTCCAAAATGGACAGTTTAGTGATTTTTGCAAAGGGAAAGCTGATACTGCAATCGATGATCATAATCGTAAAGTATGGAGTTGTTTGGGTGCACATTTTGGAGATAATATCACTGGAGATATATTAGAATTATTAGGATATGATTCGCAATCGATTAACACAAAGCTTAGCAAGTTTGTACCTGAAGATCAAACTGAATCGAGCACGGAACTGAATCAATTGAATAAC GTTTCTAATGGCAATGTAACTGATGGAAGTGCAGCATTTGATGCGATTGCACAACAAGAGCAGATAAGACAATCTCCAGCTTCGGTCAAGCCTATTGAAACCAACTTCAAACTCAATACTGGAGATG ATGAAGAAGGACTCATCACTCAGGCAATTCTACTTGGAAATATTGAAGCTGCCGTTTCTCTTTGCTTTACGAATAAGAGATATGCAGATGCAGTTATTTTATCAATGGCTGGAGGACCTGACTTACTCGCTAAAACGCAATACAGATATTTTTCGGAGCATTCCAGTGCTCTTAATTCTCTTATAAATTCACTGGTTAGTGAAGACTGGGGTGATATTGTCAGAAATTGTGATATCAAGTGTTGGAAAGAAGCATTGGTGGGAGTTTTCACACATTCCAATCCCATAGAGCGTTCAGCCCTTTGTG ATGTGCTCGGTGATCGATTGGTATCTAGTGGTGATCCAATCTTCAAACGAGAGTCTCAGTTTTGTTACATTTGTTCTGGAAACTTAAACAAAATGATCGAAGCATCAGAAGAAAAGGTTCAAGAAGTTGTGGAGTTAGTAACTATCATGCAGAAGGTTTTAGAAGCGCAAGGAAACATAGATGTTAAAATAGAAGGAAATGCGGCTGTCCTACTATCTCAATATGCTGAAATGTTGGCTGCAGAAGGCAATCTAGAAGCTGCTTTAATTTATCTCGGTAACAGTCAAGAAGCCAGAATCGCGGCTCTGAGAGATCGCCTCTGTAAAGCCTTAGGGTATATTCAACCGACTGCGCAGCAAGCACAACCCAGAGCATCAATACCAGATCAACAGACTTACTACAGCCAATCCAGAAGATCCACTCAGCCTATGCTTCCTCCACAACAAGCATACGATCCTTCACATGCAGCAATACCACAAAATAATTGGAACACAACAcccactaaacaaatatatGGACCtggtacaaatcaatttgggggTCCACAATCAGGCCAATTTGGAGCGATACCAAATCAATCTATTCAATCAACATTTGCTGATCAATATGCACCACAAACTTACGGGCAGCAACCAGCTGTACCTGCGGTTCAACCTCCACCGCCACCACCCTCAATAGGATCAAATCCCACTGGGTCTAGACCTTCAAGTGTCGGTCCACAAGCTCGTTCAAAGTACATTCTCGACCCATCTGTAAAAACAAGTTCCTTTGGAAGTCCATATGGCAATCAAAATTCTTTTGCTCCTACACTTCAGACGTATAACAATCAGCCACAATCTCAAGTTCCACCTGTGCAAGGGTTTTCCCAACAAAACTCTTTTCCGGTGCAACCTACTGTGtcaccaaatttttattccaatcaACAAAATCCAGTGCTTAATCAACCAGCAACCAGCCTGTCCAAGCCTTCACAACCTGATATAATGAATCCTATGCAAAATACTGCTCAAACGTCCATGTACAACCCTGTTAGTGCGCAACCACAACCACCACCAACTCAAACATACAGTAACGAAATCAGTTATCAACACAATTCGCAACAGTCTGGCTGGAACGACCCTCCAAATGCAAATACTAGTCGTGTACAG gCAAGAGCAGACTCCTTTCAACCACAAACTCCAATCTTACACCCAATTTTCGGGAGCAATCCACAACAGGAACCAGTTCCTAAT TTAATTGCACAAGAAGGTGTTTACTCTAATTCCCACTTACCTTATGGACAGCAGCAACAATATGGTCCACCTCAACATTTTCCATCACAGTTCAACCCACCTGTTGAATCAATACAACCTGTGCAGTCCGCCAGGATTGCTGAACCTGAGAAACCAAAACTACCAATACCAGAGGAACATGTACACTTGAAAACTGTGTTAGATGAAGTCAGAACTCAGTGTTACAACAATGCGAAGAATCCG CAAATCAAACGAAAGATAGAAGAAGTATCGAGAAAACTGGAAGTTTTGTATGATTGCCTTCGAGAAAATAAG TTGTCCCCAAGTACTCTGTCTTCTCTTCATCAAATGTCTGAAATGATACAGAGCGGGAATTATACCGGTGGATTGGCACTTCACACACAACTTGTTTCCGGGCCAGATTTTAGTCAGATAGCCTCATTTATGCCTGGGCTGAAAGTTCTGTTGCAAAGTGCTTTGCAACTTGGTGTATACATCAGATAG
- the LOC124415894 gene encoding protein transport protein Sec31A isoform X2, whose protein sequence is MKVKELLRTVNVAWSPPAQHPILLAAGTAAQQLDASFSTSASLDLYALNLQEPGYDMELKASISSDHRYHKIIWGPFGNNPAGIIVGGCDYGTIKIYSAAKMLANESDCILSSPDKHTGPVRAMDFNPFQSNLLATGATESEIYIWDLVNTSTPMTPGTRSQPLEDVQYIAWNKQVQHILASTFSQRCVIWDLRKNEPIIKLNDANSRVRWKVVQWHPDVATQLCLASEDDQSPIIQLWDLRFATSPLKTLEGHQRGVLSIAWNLHDPDLLVSCAKDNRILCWNPNSTATNGEVLCELAQTNQWNFDVSWCPRNPALVVGSSFDGHAVVYSLLGGQPQVSSETSNKIADSFPGMDAFAQAPPLLQNESTVDLKKAPKWLKRPVGASFGFGGKLTLFENDPPNSNGRIIISQVITDPELIHRSNHLEAALQNGQFSDFCKGKADTAIDDHNRKVWSCLGAHFGDNITGDILELLGYDSQSINTKLSKFVPEDQTESSTELNQLNNVSNGNVTDGSAAFDAIAQQEQIRQSPASVKPIETNFKLNTGDDEEGLITQAILLGNIEAAVSLCFTNKRYADAVILSMAGGPDLLAKTQYRYFSEHSSALNSLINSLVSEDWGDIVRNCDIKCWKEALVGVFTHSNPIERSALCDVLGDRLVSSGDPIFKRESQFCYICSGNLNKMIEASEEKVQEVVELVTIMQKVLEAQGNIDVKIEGNAAVLLSQYAEMLAAEGNLEAALIYLGNSQEARIAALRDRLCKALGYIQPTAQQAQPRASIPDQQTYYSQSRRSTQPMLPPQQAYDPSHAAIPQNNWNTTPTKQIYGPGTNQFGGPQSGQFGAIPNQSIQSTFADQYAPQTYGQQPAVPAVQPPPPPPSIGSNPTGSRPSSVGPQARSKYILDPSVKTSSFGSPYGNQNSFAPTLQTYNNQPQSQVPPVQGFSQQNSFPVQPTVSPNFYSNQQNPVLNQPATSLSKPSQPDIMNPMQNTAQTSMYNPVSAQPQPPPTQTYSNEISYQHNSQQSGWNDPPNANTSRVQVSLLT, encoded by the exons ATGAAAGTGAAAGAACTGTTACGCACCGTAAATGTGGCTTGGTCACCACCTGCCCAACACCCGATATTACTAGCGGCAGGAACCGCTGCTCAACAGTTGGATGCCAGCTTCAGCACATCAGCTAGCTTGGATTTATATGCTCTTAATCTACAAGAACCTGGCTATGACATGGAACTTAAAGCTTCGATATCTAGTGATCACAG GTATCACAAGATCATTTGGGGACCCTTTGGCAACAATCCTGCCGGTATAATAGTAGGTGGTTGTGATTAtggaacaataaaaatttattcagcgGCTAAGATGTTAGCTAATGAAAGCGATTGCATCCTCAGTAGCCCTGACAAGCATACTGGTCCTGTGAGAGCCATGGATTTTAATCCCTTCCAATCAAATTTATTGGCCACAGGAGCTACTGaaagtgaaatatatatatgggatCTTGTTAATACTAGCACTCCAATGACTCCGGGAACTCGGAGTCAACCTTTGGAAGATGTCCAGTACATTGCATGGAACAAGCAAG TGCAACACATTCTTGCTTCCACCTTCTCTCAGAGATGTGTGATTTGGGACCTACGGAAAAATGAGCCAATAATTAAGCTCAACGATGCAAACTCAAGG GTTCGGTGGAAAGTAGTACAGTGGCATCCAGATGTTGCGACACAGTTATGTCTTGCATCAGAGGATGATCAGAGCCCGATAATTCAGCTTTGGGATCTCAGATTTGCCACATCACCCCTAAAAACTTTGGAGGGTCATCAGCGGGGTGTTCTTTCAATTGCTTGGAATTTACACGACCCTGATCTTCTGGTTAGCTGTGCCAAAGACAATAGAATACTTTGTTGGAATCCAAACTCAACGGCAACT AATGGAGAGGTACTTTGTGAGTTGGCACAAACAAATCAGTGGAACTTTGATGTCTCTTGGTGTCCACGCAATCCTGCATTAGTAGTTGGCAGTAGTTTTGATGGTCATGCAGTGGTGTACTCACTCTTGGGTGGTCAACCACAAGTTTCAAGTGAAACATCGAACAAGATTGCTGATTCATTTCCTGGAATGGATGCCTTTGCTCAGGCACCGCCATTGCTGCAAAATGAATCAACGGTAGATCTGAAAAAAGCTCCTAAATGGCTAAAAAGACCTGTTGGAGCTTCATTTGGT ttTGGTGGAAAGCTGacattatttgaaaatgaccCACCTAATTCGAACGGTCGAATCATTATATCACAAGTAATAACTGATCCAGAATTAATTCACCGATCAAATCACTTGGAAGCTGCACTCCAAAATGGACAGTTTAGTGATTTTTGCAAAGGGAAAGCTGATACTGCAATCGATGATCATAATCGTAAAGTATGGAGTTGTTTGGGTGCACATTTTGGAGATAATATCACTGGAGATATATTAGAATTATTAGGATATGATTCGCAATCGATTAACACAAAGCTTAGCAAGTTTGTACCTGAAGATCAAACTGAATCGAGCACGGAACTGAATCAATTGAATAAC GTTTCTAATGGCAATGTAACTGATGGAAGTGCAGCATTTGATGCGATTGCACAACAAGAGCAGATAAGACAATCTCCAGCTTCGGTCAAGCCTATTGAAACCAACTTCAAACTCAATACTGGAGATG ATGAAGAAGGACTCATCACTCAGGCAATTCTACTTGGAAATATTGAAGCTGCCGTTTCTCTTTGCTTTACGAATAAGAGATATGCAGATGCAGTTATTTTATCAATGGCTGGAGGACCTGACTTACTCGCTAAAACGCAATACAGATATTTTTCGGAGCATTCCAGTGCTCTTAATTCTCTTATAAATTCACTGGTTAGTGAAGACTGGGGTGATATTGTCAGAAATTGTGATATCAAGTGTTGGAAAGAAGCATTGGTGGGAGTTTTCACACATTCCAATCCCATAGAGCGTTCAGCCCTTTGTG ATGTGCTCGGTGATCGATTGGTATCTAGTGGTGATCCAATCTTCAAACGAGAGTCTCAGTTTTGTTACATTTGTTCTGGAAACTTAAACAAAATGATCGAAGCATCAGAAGAAAAGGTTCAAGAAGTTGTGGAGTTAGTAACTATCATGCAGAAGGTTTTAGAAGCGCAAGGAAACATAGATGTTAAAATAGAAGGAAATGCGGCTGTCCTACTATCTCAATATGCTGAAATGTTGGCTGCAGAAGGCAATCTAGAAGCTGCTTTAATTTATCTCGGTAACAGTCAAGAAGCCAGAATCGCGGCTCTGAGAGATCGCCTCTGTAAAGCCTTAGGGTATATTCAACCGACTGCGCAGCAAGCACAACCCAGAGCATCAATACCAGATCAACAGACTTACTACAGCCAATCCAGAAGATCCACTCAGCCTATGCTTCCTCCACAACAAGCATACGATCCTTCACATGCAGCAATACCACAAAATAATTGGAACACAACAcccactaaacaaatatatGGACCtggtacaaatcaatttgggggTCCACAATCAGGCCAATTTGGAGCGATACCAAATCAATCTATTCAATCAACATTTGCTGATCAATATGCACCACAAACTTACGGGCAGCAACCAGCTGTACCTGCGGTTCAACCTCCACCGCCACCACCCTCAATAGGATCAAATCCCACTGGGTCTAGACCTTCAAGTGTCGGTCCACAAGCTCGTTCAAAGTACATTCTCGACCCATCTGTAAAAACAAGTTCCTTTGGAAGTCCATATGGCAATCAAAATTCTTTTGCTCCTACACTTCAGACGTATAACAATCAGCCACAATCTCAAGTTCCACCTGTGCAAGGGTTTTCCCAACAAAACTCTTTTCCGGTGCAACCTACTGTGtcaccaaatttttattccaatcaACAAAATCCAGTGCTTAATCAACCAGCAACCAGCCTGTCCAAGCCTTCACAACCTGATATAATGAATCCTATGCAAAATACTGCTCAAACGTCCATGTACAACCCTGTTAGTGCGCAACCACAACCACCACCAACTCAAACATACAGTAACGAAATCAGTTATCAACACAATTCGCAACAGTCTGGCTGGAACGACCCTCCAAATGCAAATACTAGTCGTGTACAGGTGAGTCTTCTAACTTGA